TCTGGCGACCGATATCGTCGAGTCCTCCGCTAAAGCGATGGTCAACGCCCTGAACAATATCTGGCGTGCCCGTCAGGTTGAACAAGAATTGCAGCGCAAATTTAAAGATCAGAAGGAAACCGTATAACCATGTCCAGCTCATCTCATATCGCAGTTTTACCCGGTGACGGTATCGGCCCGGAAGTCATGGCACAGGCGATGAAAGTGCTGGATGCCATTCGTCAGCGCTTTGATATGCAGATCACCACCCAGGAATATGCGGTCGGCGGCATTGCTATCGATCAGCATGGCGAACCTCTGCCACCGGCGACGGTTGCAGGCTGCGAGCAGGCGGACGCGATCCTGTTTGGTTCTGTTGGCGGCCCGAAGTGGGAACATTTACCGCCAGCATCACAACCGGAACGCGGTGCGCTGCTGCCGCTGCGCAAACATTTTAAGCTGTTCAGTAACCTGCGTCCGGCGGCGCTTTACAGCGGACTGGAAGCATTCTGCCCGCTGCGCGCCGACATCGCTGCCAAAGGCTTCGACATTCTGTGCGTGCGTGAACTGACCGGCGGCATCTATTTTGGTCAGCCGAAAGGACGCGAAGGCAGCGGTCCGGAAGAGCGTGCTTTTGATACCGAGGTCTATCACCGTTTCGAAATCGAGCGCATTGCCCGCATCGCGTTTGAATCGGCGCGCAAACGTCGCAACAAAGTCACCTCGGTGGATAAAGCCAACGTGCTGCAGACCTCGGTGATGTGGCGTGAAATCGTCAATGAAGTGGCAAAAGAGTATCCGGACGTCCAGCTGAGCCACATCTATATCGACAACGCCACCATGCAGCTGATTAAAGACCCGTCGCAGTTTGACGTGCTGCTCTGCTCTAACCTGTTTGGTGACATTCTCTCTGATGAGTGCGCCATGATCACCGGCTCGATGGGTATGCTGCCGTCCGCCAGCCTGAATGAAGCGGGTTTTGGCCTGTTCGAACCGGCGGGGGGTTCAGCGCCGGATATCGCCGGTCAGAATATTGCTAACCCGGTCGCCCAGATTCTGTCACTGTCATTGCTGCTGCGTTACAGCCTCAATGCCGATGCGGCAGCCGACAGTATCGAACGCGCCATCAGTCGTGCGCTGGAACAGGGCTACCGCACCAAAGATTTAGCCGGTGATGGCCCAGCGGTCAGCACAGATGAGATGGGCAGCATCATTGCCCGCTTTATCGCCGAGGAAAAATAAAAAAATGAAAACCTTATACCAGAAGTTATTTGATGCACATGTCGTCCACGAAACGCCAGAAGAAACCCCGTTACTCTACATCGATCGCCATCTGATCCATGAAGTGACCTCACCACAGGCCTTTGATGGTCTGCGTGCGCACGGACGTAAAGTCCGTCAGCCGGGCAAAACCTTTGCCACCATGGATCACAACGTTTCTACCCAAACCAAAGATATCAATGCGTCGGGCGAGATGGCGCGTATTCAGATGCAGGAGCTGATGAAGAACTGCGCGGAGTTTGGCGTCCAGCTGTATGACCTGAATCACCCGTTCCAGGGCATTGTGCACGTTATCGGCCCTGAGCAGGGCATGACGCTGCCGGGCATGACGATTGTCTGCGGCGACTCGCATACCGCGACGCACGGCGCCTTTGGCTCACTGGCCTTTGGTATCGGCACCTCCGAAGTGGAACATGTGTTTGCGACTCAGACGCTGAAACAGGGTCGGGCGAAAACCATGAAGATTGAAGTGCTGGGCCAGGCATCAACCGGCATTACAGCAAAAGATATCGTGCTGGCAATCATCGGTAAAACCGGCAGCGCAGGCGGCACCGGCTATGTCGTTGAGTTCTGCGGACCGGCCATCCAGGCGCTGAGCATGGAAGGTCGTATGACCCTGTGCAACATGGCGATTGAGATGGGTGCGAAAGCGGGCCTGGTGGCACCGGATGAAACCACCTTCAACTATCTGAAAGGTCGTCAGTTCTCGCCACAGGGTGAGAAATGGGAGCAGGCCGTCGATTACTGGCGCACCCTGAAGTCTGACGAAGGCGCGAAATATGATGCCGTGGTGACATTGCATGCTGAAGATATCGCACCGCAGGTTACGTGGGGCACCAACCCAGGCCAGGTCATTGCCGTTGATCAGGTGATCCCGAATCCGGCCTCGTTCGCCGATCCGGTTGAGCGCGCCTCAGCGGAAAAAGCGCTGGCCTACATGAATCTGCAGCCAGGCATCAAACTGACCGATGTCGCGATCGATAAAGTGTTTATCGGCTCCTGCACCAACTCACGCATTGAAGATCTGCGTGCCGCCGCCGCGATCG
This genomic window from Pantoea sp. Lij88 contains:
- the leuB gene encoding 3-isopropylmalate dehydrogenase; amino-acid sequence: MSSSSHIAVLPGDGIGPEVMAQAMKVLDAIRQRFDMQITTQEYAVGGIAIDQHGEPLPPATVAGCEQADAILFGSVGGPKWEHLPPASQPERGALLPLRKHFKLFSNLRPAALYSGLEAFCPLRADIAAKGFDILCVRELTGGIYFGQPKGREGSGPEERAFDTEVYHRFEIERIARIAFESARKRRNKVTSVDKANVLQTSVMWREIVNEVAKEYPDVQLSHIYIDNATMQLIKDPSQFDVLLCSNLFGDILSDECAMITGSMGMLPSASLNEAGFGLFEPAGGSAPDIAGQNIANPVAQILSLSLLLRYSLNADAAADSIERAISRALEQGYRTKDLAGDGPAVSTDEMGSIIARFIAEEK
- the leuC gene encoding 3-isopropylmalate dehydratase large subunit, producing MKTLYQKLFDAHVVHETPEETPLLYIDRHLIHEVTSPQAFDGLRAHGRKVRQPGKTFATMDHNVSTQTKDINASGEMARIQMQELMKNCAEFGVQLYDLNHPFQGIVHVIGPEQGMTLPGMTIVCGDSHTATHGAFGSLAFGIGTSEVEHVFATQTLKQGRAKTMKIEVLGQASTGITAKDIVLAIIGKTGSAGGTGYVVEFCGPAIQALSMEGRMTLCNMAIEMGAKAGLVAPDETTFNYLKGRQFSPQGEKWEQAVDYWRTLKSDEGAKYDAVVTLHAEDIAPQVTWGTNPGQVIAVDQVIPNPASFADPVERASAEKALAYMNLQPGIKLTDVAIDKVFIGSCTNSRIEDLRAAAAIAKGRKVAPGVVAMVVPGSGPVKAQAEAEGLDKIFLEAGFEWRLPGCSMCLAMNNDRLNPGERCASTSNRNFEGRQGRGGRTHLVSPAMAAAAAVTGHFADIRELTTGA